A stretch of the Uranotaenia lowii strain MFRU-FL chromosome 3, ASM2978415v1, whole genome shotgun sequence genome encodes the following:
- the LOC129753562 gene encoding nucleolar protein 12 yields the protein MKRKSEGGNKPGVSKQKTEIVFDPEKRKDFLTGFHKRKLHRKKLAQNDIERKVKEETRRIRTEAKNGMKKLYHSFKPIPELAAEEDDEQEYDTENVTVKVVELVTTDLAKQNNWIGENRAIVRGENEEDKNSDQKSSDGEEDNDIDTIPGMEMEEKAPKKKTKTSKSDEDAEEDAGDGPNRERTEIKKGPVLNFDGIRSKKDLNKKLKRYANKSMLKSKAFQQSVRVQQQKQMKKSRRVRHFKEKHLKRKGKLPGDKHRKGRKQAD from the exons ATGAAGCGAAAATCCGAGGGAGGAAACAAACCGGGCGTATCGAAACAGAAAACCGAAATAGTTTTCGATCCTGAAAAGCGCAA AGATTTCCTCACAGGATTTCACAAACGGAAATTGCATCGCAAAAAGTTGGCCCAGAATGACATTGAGCGGAAAGTTAAGGAAGAAACTCGTAGAATACGCACCGAGgcaaaaaatggaatgaaaaagctGTACCACTCGTTTAAACCGATCCCGGAACTTGCTGCCGAAGAGGATGACGAGCAAGAGTATGACACGGAAAACGTAACGGTTAAGGTCGTGGAGTTGGTCACAACAGATTTGGCCAAGCAGAACAACTGGATCGGAGAAAATCGAGCGATTGTCAGAGGGGAAAACGAGGAGGATAAAAATAGTGACCAGAAAAGTTCCGATGGCGAAGAGGATAACGATATTGATACTATTCCCGGTATGGAAATGGAGGAGAAAGCCCCAAAGAAGAAAACTAAAACGAGTAAATCCGATGAGGACGCAGAAGAGGATGCTGGTGATGGACCCAATAGGGAAAGAACCGAAATCAAGAAAGGTCCTGTTCTGAATTTCGATGGAATTAGATCGAAGAAAGATTTGAACAAAAAGTTGAAACGTTATGCTAACAAATCCATGCTGAAGAGTAAAGCATTTCAGCAGTCGGTTCGCGTTCAGCAGCAGAAGCAGATGAAGAAGTCCCGCCGAGTGCGTCACTTCAAAGAGAAACATCTGAAACGGAAGGGCAAACTACCGGGCGATAAGCATCGCAAGGGCAGGAAACAGgctgattga
- the LOC129753558 gene encoding probable dimethyladenosine transferase has protein sequence MPKVRAEKKTRIHTEVAKQGIVFNKDFGQHILKNPLIVTSMLEKAALRPTDVVLEIGPGTGNMTVKILERVKKVIACEIDPRLVAELQKRVQGTPMQCKLQILIGDVLKADLPFFDCCVANMPYQISSPFVFKLLLHRPFFRCAVLMFQLEFAQRLVAKPGDKLYCRLSVNTQLLARVDMLMKVGKNNFRPPPKVESSVVRIEPRNPPPPINYTEWDGLTRIAFLRKNKTLAAAFKQTTVLTALEQNYKVHCSLKNQDVPEDLNFKEKVEQILEKIDAGVKRARTMDTDDFMSVLHAFNEAGIHFS, from the exons ATGCCGAAAGTacgtgcagaaaaaaaaactcggattCATACAGAAGTTGCCAAACAAG gCATCGTTTTCAACAAGGACTTTGGCCAACATATTCTCAAGAATCCTCTCATCGTTACTTCAATGTTGGAAAAAGCAGCCTTGCGACCTACGGATGTGGTTCTCGAAATTGGTCCAGGTACAGGTAACATGACGGTGAAAATATTGGAGCGCGTCAAAAAAGTTATAGCCTGTGAAATTGATCCTCGTCTGGTGGCTGAGTTGCAGAAGCGCGTTCAGGGCACTCCGATGCAATGCAAACTGCAAATTCTGATAGGAGACGTTCTAAAGGCTGATCTTCCATTTTTCGATTGCTGTGTCGCCAATATGCCGTACCAGATCAGTTCGCCGTTCGTATTCAAATTGCTGCTGCACAGACCGTTTTTCCGTTGCGCTGTTCTCATGTTCCAGTTAGAGTTTGCCCAACGTTTGGTAGCTAAACCAGGCGACAAACTTTACTGCCGACTGAGCGTCAATACACAGCTGCTGGCCCGTGTTGATATGCTGATGAAGGTGGGGAAGAACAATTTCAGACCACCGCCTAAGGTAGAATCCAGCGTTGTAAGAATTGAACCACGGAATCCTCCTCCGCCGATAAACTATACCGAATGGGATGGACTTACGCGGATAGcgtttttacgaaaaaataaaacattggcAGCTGCGTTCAAACAGACGACGGTTTTAACGGCACTGGAACAAAATTACAAAGTACATTGTTCTTTGAAGAACCAGGATGTACCGGAGGATCTCAATTTCAAGGAAAAAGTGGagcaaatattggaaaaaattgatgCCGGTGTTAAACGTGCACGGACAATGGATACTGATGATTTTATGTCCGTTTTACACGCCTTTAATGAAGCAGGAATTCATTTTAGTTGA
- the LOC129753552 gene encoding protein FAM114A2, which translates to MCDSENDEFESADEEFDEGKNRQTPDNSKKDTALKSVPPSDVEKIVSESSDEIVQNTDLPKTGGIRKIIRPDKDHMKKATLAVSQKKEPEKPIPRVEPEVASGDGWDDFEDDWGTFAKSDDTEIEKSVGNKTCFKDVDIDDVECKLKDFMVRQKDPGDVSSMLDRLANKNKPAAESQSWGGWKPSWGGAAVSFLSSASKSVASITTNITQVIESGIGVPTPEEMAKRQAEQEAKLKADGYIPENQTTPSESTDRFGFDQIVSGVTQISSKVITGGLDTLEGIGKKTMTILQENDPGILSKGKLLGGKDGVVLSQVLREAKEKTEERERNLKQVQKHLYRKKLHFETLFDDYHGLVHLEALEMLSKQAALKLESLMAPLTGIALEELQETMNEVKELCELPESENDDTDGTHAIDELETKLKEAVTDLDNVKIDFQDLLKCWQENVEWLTEEPRKPQNSQQIFEKAMHALAQTTALCVLRMHKLAEILLILDHHSTANEADALVQLTTVFCWHLSGVAARFSGQLSKSNQNDHNRRSGGEDSDNALITNIFLEGSNSISYVQNAFQLFIPILQIGAA; encoded by the exons ATGTGCGATTCGGAAAACGACGAATTCGAGAGTGCTGATGAAGAGTTCGATGAAGGTAAAAATCGCCAGACACCAGATAATTCCAAGAAAGACACTGCTCTCAAATCTGTACCACCGTCTGACGTGGAGAAAATTGTATCGGAATCGTCTGACGAAATTGTTCAAAACACAGACCTTCCTAAAACGGGAGGTATTCGTAAGATAATTCGTCCAGATAAGGACCATATGAAGAAAGCAACACTGGCTGTTTCTCAGAAGAAGGAACCGGAAAAACCAATACCTCGGGTAGAGCCTGAAGTTGCAAGTGGAGATGGATGGGATGATTTCGAAGACGATTGGGGCACATTTGCAAAATCAGATGACACTGAAATCGAAAAATCCGTCGGAAACAAAACATGCTTCAAAGATGTCGACATAGATGATGTGGAATGCAAGCTGAAAGACTTCATGGTGCGTCAGAAGGATCCAGGGGATGTCAGTTCGATGTTGGATCGATTGGCGAACAAAAACAAACCAGCCGCGGAAAGCCAATCATGGGGGGGTTGGAAACCCAGTTGGGGAGGAGCAGCTGTTTCTTTTCTTTCATCGGCTTCCAAAAGCGTCGCTTCGATTACAACCAATATTACACAG GTTATTGAGTCTGGAATAGGTGTTCCAACTCCGGAAGAAATGGCAAAACGGCAGGCTGAGCAAGAGGCCAAACTAAAGGCCGATGGATACATACCTGAGAATCAAACAACTCCTTCAGAATCCACCGATCGCTTCGGATTTGATCAGATCGTCTCCGGAGTGACACAAATCAGCAGTAAAGTAATAACGGGTGGCTTAGATACTCTGGAAGGCATTGGCAAAAAAACTATGACAATTCTGCAAGAAAATGACCCTGGTATTTTGAGTAAGGGCAAATTATTAGGAGGAAAAGACGGTGTCGTTTTAAGTCAAGTTTTGCGAGAAGCTAAAGAGAAAACTGAAGAGCGAGAACGTAATTTGAAGCAGGTTCAAAAACACCTTTACAGAAAAAAGTTACATTTTGAAACCCTATTTGACGATTACCATGGTCTCGTTCATTTGGAAGCCTTGGAAATGCTTTCGAAGCAAGCTGCTCTCAAACTCGAATCTCTGATGGCACCTCTCACCGGAATAGCTTTAGAGGAGCTTCAAGAAACTATGAATGAAGTCAAAGAGCTTTGTGAACTACCAGAGTCGGAAAATGATGATACCGATGGAACTCACGCAATTGATGAATTAGAGACGAAATTAAAGGAAGCTGTGACAGATTTGGACAACGTCAAAATCGACTTTCAGGATTTGTTGAAATGTTGGCAAGAAAACGTTGAGTGGTTGACGGAGGAACCCAGAAAGCCTCAAAattctcaacaaatttttgaaaaagccaTGCATGCTTTGGCACAAACTACAGCCCTCTGTGTCTTGAGAATGCACAAGCTTGCTGAAATCCTACTCATATTGGACCATCACAGCACGGCGAATGAAGCAGATGCGCTCGTTCAATTAACAACTGTATTCTGTTGGCATTTGAGTGGAGTGGCCGCTAGGTTCTCCGGACAGCtgagcaaatcgaatcaaaatGATCACAATCGACGTTCAGGGGGAGAAGACAGTGACAACGCTCTTATTACGAACATATTCCTTGAA GGTTCCAACAGTATCTCGTACGTTCAGAATGCTTTCCAATTATTTATCCCAATTTTGCAAATTGGAGCAGCGTAG